In Rosa chinensis cultivar Old Blush chromosome 1, RchiOBHm-V2, whole genome shotgun sequence, a genomic segment contains:
- the LOC112182152 gene encoding (-)-germacrene D synthase, with protein MKVSVESNRPRTANASSTLDVDRRSANFSPSIWGEYFLSYASMETADIESNQSIQELKEEVKRMLVSSLSLQRLHLIDYIQRLGLSYHFEDEIYQLLHQIYNRTCSSYDDDDDDDDGDLHTVALRFRLLRQQGFKVSCNMFNKFIDVDGKFKESCVADVVGLLSLYEATHLRTHGDDILDRARSFTTTHLEFAVAEHGRLSPPLSKQVAHALYQPLWKGNPRIEARHYLSSYRELNTSHFSESLLTFAKLDFNQLQRIHQKELSHITRWWKELDFVNKLPFARDRIVECYFWSLGVYFEPKYHFGRTTLCKVLGLLTMIDDTYDTYGTPEELELFTEAIERWDISAMDSLPDYMKVCYGALLNVYTEIKDELAKEGNSYRINYAIEAMQIQVRSYLEEAKWFHQKYTPKTFDEYMSVALVSSGMFTVEATFIVAIAGDIVTRDSLDWLFSDPKFVKASSIIGRLLNDIRSHKLEQKRGHVVSAVECYMKEHCATEEVAVIELTKHVNDAWADVNEGLLHPIATVPRPLLLLILNFLRVTDVIYKREDGYTHGGVALKDYITSLLVEHVPI; from the exons ATGAAGGTTAGTGTCGAATCCAATCGTC CACGAACAGCAAATGCCAGTAGCACTCTTGATGTTGATCGACGTTCAGCTAATTTTTCTCCCAGCATTTGGGGCGAGTATTTTCTGTCATATGCATCGATG GAAACTGCAGATATTGAATCCAACCAAAGTATCCAAGAACTGAAGGAAGAAGTGAAGAGGATGCTAGTGAGTTCTTTGTCTTTACAAAGATTACACTTGATTGATTACATTCAGCGCTTGGGGTTGTCCTACCATTTTGAGGATGAGATTTACCAACTTTTACATCAAATTTACAACCGGACCTGTTCTtcttatgatgatgatgatgatgacgacgACGGCGACCTTCACACAGTTGCTCTCCGATTTCGGCTGCTTAGGCAACAAGGTTTTAAGGTTTCATGCA ACATGTTCAACAAGTTCATCGATGTTGATGGAAAATTTAAGGAATCATGCGTTGCTGATGTAGTAGGATTGCTAAGTTTGTACGAAGCGACACATCTAAGGACACATGGAGATGATATATTAGATCGAGCACGGTCCTTCACCACCACTCATCTTGAGTTTGCAGTGGCAGAACACGGCCGTTTAAGCCCCCCGCTTTCAAAACAAGTAGCTCATGCCTTATATCAACCACTCTGGAAGGGAAACCCAAGGATTGAAGCGAGGCATTACCTCTCTAGCTACCGGGAACTAAATACTTCACATTTTAGCGAAAGTCTTTTGACTTTTGCGAAGTTGGATTTCAATCAATTGCAGCGAATCCATCAAAAAGAACTAAGTCACATCACAAG GTGGTGGAAGGAGTTGGACTTTGTCAACAAACTACCTTTTGCAAGGGACAGAATAGTAGAGTGTTACTTTTGGTCTTTGGGAGTCTACTTTGAGCCCAAGTATCATTTTGGGAGGACAACATTATGCAAAGTTCTTGGCTTACTAACCATGATTGATGACACTTACGATACGTACGGCACACCTGAAGAACTAGAGCTCTTTACTGAAGCTATTGAGAG GTGGGATATCTCTGCCATGGATTCATTGCCTGACTATATGAAAGTTTGCTATGGGGCATTGTTGAATGTCTACACTGAAATTAAAGATGAGCTTGCAAAGGAGGGAAACTCGTATCGCATCAACTATGCAATAGAAGCA ATGCAAATTCAAGTTAGATCTTACTTAGAGGAAGCCAAATGGTTCCACCAAAAGTACACACCGAAAACCTTTGATGAGTATATGTCGGTGGCACTTGTATCATCCGGCATGTTTACGGTGGAAGCAACATTTATCGTTGCAATAGCTGGTGATATTGTTACAAGAGATTCCTTGGACTGGTTGTTCAGTGATCCTAAATTTGTAAAGGCTTCATCGATAATTGGGAGACTCTTGAATGACATCCGAAGCCACAAG CTTGAGCAAAAGAGAGGACATGTTGTCTCAGCTGTGGAATGCTATATGAAAGAACACTGTGCTACAGAAGAAGTAGCGGTGATTGAACTGACTAAACATGTAAATGATGCATGGGCGGATGTAAACGAAGGATTGCTTCACCCTATCGCTACTGTCCCTAGGCCACTACTATTGCTAATTCTCAATTTTCTACGCGTAACTGATGTTATATACAAGCGTGAAGATGGTTATACTCATGGTGGAGTTGCGCTCAAGGATTATATAACTTCTCTTCTTGTCGAACATGTTCCAATATAG